CGAAAAGACCGTGAAGCTCATGATCGCGGCGGACCAGAACATCAAGGGCGCCAAAGTCGGCGTCCTCGGCCTGACCTTCAAGGAAGACTGCCCGGACCTGCGCAATTCCAAGGTCGTGGACATCATCGCCGAGCTTGAGAGCTACGGCGTGACCGTGCTGGTGCACGACCCCATCGCGGACCCGGCCGAGGCCAGGGAGCATTACGGGATCGAGCTGGTCGGGCTGGATGAGATGCATGGGTTGTCGGCGCTGGTGCTGGCTGTGGCGCATGAGGAGTATCGGGGGATGGATGTGAGGGTGTTTGGGGGGATGCTGGGGGCGAAGTGTTGTTTGGTGGATGTGAAGGGGATGGTGGATGTCGAGGCTGCCGAGAAGAGTGGCATGGGAGTCTGGCGGTTATG
The window above is part of the Deltaproteobacteria bacterium genome. Proteins encoded here:
- a CDS encoding nucleotide sugar dehydrogenase, which translates into the protein EAAKVIENTQRDLNIALMNELAIIFDRLGIDTLNVLKAAGTKWNFLPFRPGLVGGHCIGVDPYYLTYRAEMASYQPQVILAGRRINDTMGKFIAEKTVKLMIAADQNIKGAKVGVLGLTFKEDCPDLRNSKVVDIIAELESYGVTVLVHDPIADPAEAREHYGIELVGLDEMHGLSALVLAVAHEEYRGMDVRVFGGMLGAKCCLVDVKGMVDVEAAEKSGMGVWRL